A region of the Ranitomeya imitator isolate aRanImi1 chromosome 5, aRanImi1.pri, whole genome shotgun sequence genome:
ggaggttagagcgagcccagtgtaggcagaggtttcggctggctcctaccttcgccaaacctctggaatctccggtcctggttcctgagtcacatgaggccagggaagtgtcacaagcaggatctaagtcccggaccgcttctgcactcaaggtctgtcatgtttgccagcagtcaggacatctagccaccagatgttctcagcggtcgaggaaacgtcagcgtctagtggtagtaggtggaggtacactagacacgcctctaaattgtcctttaacactagaagtcctgggaatttcaagatcccccctgaagtcctgagagagggtcaaatgaccctcagtccatagtgacaccataattagcatcctttcatttgtaaatgtgctcttgcctgaggaatctgcaggggggattatctaagataagagtgtgtaaacagaataatgcaagctattcctgagtgtgggggttgctgctcacaagaaaaacctattttggtttctccctgagtgtgggggagaaacctattttgttcacaggaaagaaaatggagagaaggtacaccattgaagagacattggaactgattctgagcaacacaaacccttcagactcagacggagaagacatagtccttcaaccggcacatgtggggtctgtgccgacacatgccgtaggcacggacatacgggacacatgttcccctatggccccattccgcacgaactgtgtctctgtgtggagcacatgcgtgtccgtctgctccacacagagacttgtccgttgttttgcggaagcacggaccgctttttgccgaaaacatccatgcacacagatgtcatccgtgtgacttccgtgtgcacggacaacggaggaaagtgaaaagcctaaaaataaagaatttcatattcacctcagtccagcgctgacagttcctctcacttccggtgctgctcattaggctatgaatattcacttcactgagcccaagagtgaaccggaagtgagaggagaagaggcgctggagggaggtgagtatgtggtgacagcagacagcgctatctgtggattcacggatagcacacggacatcacccacggtgcacgggggccaaaagggatcctgttctgcttgtttcaaaaacggacggtacaggatgccaaaaaaggcagtgtgagttacctattttatttcctgactatcttttttattttgaaccaaaacaaaatgcttatttgaaattatttatcttgcagatgaggagactcctcctctacccaaaaagagagctcggttggcgagtgagccgacagagaccgcaaaagatggcacagtgtggcatgaagtacaagtggggaaacatctccatttgaccccaatagaaccgtaccctacagatggagagccaagtgctaaggccagacgaagtgtccagagtcgccttccgagcttcctctgttttatcagtcttgacatgcttcgtagcattgaagaatggactactcaacatgcacgtcacacggagcaggtggattggttcatgggtctcccggaactaatggcatttatttcagtcattatcttgcggggggtgaccaagattccatcactacgtgacagctggtcagcaaacctgggaaacccaaggatcattgccactatgacccgaaaccgcagaactgtaaccacggacaatttctttacatcattgtcacttgcacaacgactgcttagctgGGAatccactatcctcggcacagtcaacaagagtcgccaggaaattcctcaatccgctagacagatggaccgcactgaattcaccactcaggtgttttcaaccactggtgccacactgacagtgtatgcacccaaacgaaagaaggccgtctacattctcagcagcatgcacagcgtggttgagactgaggatatcaacaaaaggaagccaaacacggtcacacaatacaaccacacaaagtgcggtgtggatgtaatggaccaaatggtgcaggagtacagcatgcgtgcaggaacacagagatggccagtcgccgtgttctacaacatgattgacatggcagcactctatgctcatgtactttatcaggcatgcactggggtgcgggagagatgggtggacttcctggttgagcttgcaaaagagttaggtggccgtcatgtgactgaaaagaaggcacgcaaggagaaactcctttggcaacttccttccacacccagccctggcaaaagggtgaagtgtcaggtaaaccatcgatgcacgaacaattgtgcaactgagagatgtgttgactgctacaaatacaagtgtggcaaatgtaccagggacatacccaggcagtgccaggtatgttccgacatgttcagacagactgctgagtgagtgctgaaatgctagtcacacaatgacatgccactcacacacacacagccccccactgcagcctatggaaaatatgtgtggaattgttttattccttgtatttttttaacatttttataacaaaaataaaaagcatcctttgatgcgtgctcctttactcccctacccccatgtatttgtccttaccctttcccccctcccctcttcccactcctccaccaatatccctccctgttgtataatttgattatattgttttcttgttcattgttttatcgcatttgtttggccatgctgcttatacactgctcatcttgaaaatgtgactatttgtttgatgttggtgtgaaataaccctttagtgaaaaaaaaatcttattggtttttaaaaaaaaaattaaaagcatcaaaacaaataacagttgttcttttgtatatttttcacactaaaatttcagtcctcttgtgggaatttttttcgcgccaaatttgcacaagaatgaacatgctgcgattttttttcgttagtgtgattgaggcctaaaggtacagttacacgttacaatctcgttgatgatatcgtttgaaaacgtcacatgatcacgtcgttcatgaaatgtcgttttcacatcgttgcgtgtaacgtgaagatatcggacgaacacatcgttggatcgctgatcgcagatttgaggtcaggatctcaaatcttacgatcctcgtccaattatgtgtcagaagatgtgcagcatcgttcaatgtaacgctgagatgaacgattttggtgtaaattctcctattcctgccattgtgaaaaatcgttctgcaaacatttgcaatgaggctaacgcggagccaaaatttacatcgttaacaagatagttgcatgtgacgcctcttggacgatgtgaaactgattgcacgaacgatgtgatcacgtgacatttctaactatatcgtcaacgagatcgtaacatgtaacggtacctttgaccgctgtggattcgcagcagtttcccctgagtttacagtacaatgtaaacttatgggaaacaaaaaacgctgtgcacatgctgtggaaaaatccacgcggaaacgctgcggattacattccgcagcatgtcacttctttcctgcggattttcacctgctccaataggaaactgcagatgaaaatccgcagaagaaaccgcagtaaaaaatgcgataaatccgcagtaaaaccgcaacgggttttcactgcggattttggaattccgctgcggaaaaatccgcagtggaatccgcaaagtgtgcacatagccttaaggtaccttcacactgagcgacgctgcagcgatatagacaacgatacgaccaaaaggcgatcgctggagcgtcgctgtttagatcgctgtagagacgtcaaacacaccaacgttcgaacgatgccggagcgatacagtgacgtaacagcgactcacggatcgttgtcgctggTTGCTTGCTTCACGTCAAACAGCAGTGGTTAACGATCCGATGAATTGGCAGCGTAGTCAGATAGGTGTCACCCAGGTGGGTGACACCCAGATAGGtgtcacccaggatgtgacgtcccggcgtctcagaatataaaccgcgactctacagcgattgattcacaTTGTTCGAGAGCTGCGTATGCCTGTTTTTCCCTGCATTTCtagcgtcctgtccggaacgatccttctccagctacgatcctcttctaccgtgaacgttctgttcggaacgccgtactccactgccggcgtcttcatcggttcttttattgctcataaacggtatgttcaattttttttttttgtatagtaaTGGCTGTGTAGTAATGCTAGACGCAATGCTTATCTAAAGTATATGGTATAGTAATGTATAAAACATATCTGGCAGCTATCTTGTGCATCTGGTAAGCGgacacacaagatggaggcactttcgGATGCAGTTTGCAAACTATTTGGCGCTGTGTAGCATTTTTTGCGCAAACTATATGGTAAGGCcaaccaactcttttgtgtctaccttggcttagctgtccctggcctgctccgcaagtaaataaaaacagctcacaactggtaaactaaatttttttttttcacaaactgaccttatttttttttgatcaagagacaatcactgtcacgctatctatattcatcaagtacggtgtcagaaaaatgaattcatgataaacatatacaggctcctgaattcactatttctgacacctggcaggtgagcatagatatgtaccgtgtgacaaccattgtcccctcaatttgtgtgattatggagatgcatgtaatatttttggcccacctcatatctgtatactacagacacaccaagctgcagtcttttcatttttaactactggagatattatgtgggccaaaaagtgtgtgtggcgacgtttcttggcgcacggtgtgttgccggtggctatagacacaataaaccaaacataattgtgtcaaatcaaactttttttatgttgttaactgaaaaataacaaggaacagaacaatatcccaaacaatgaaagaaaaaaaaaaaaatcagaacctcccacgcctcaagaggtgtcgcagcgtgcggccatgttgctgtacttgttgcagcatgagcgctgctgtccgctccaggcggtcttgcttggccagcagctctctcacggtgtccggttctgtgatagaagaggttggagaatggACAGTGATAAAGCTGCAACGGTGGCATGTGTTTACATAACCAGCAATTTTACCGTACCGTCAAAAATAACGATTTTTGTAACGATATCTTTGATTTCTGTgaagttgcaacgatattgttaacgcaatcgttctgtgtgacagcgacccagcgaccacacagtgacttaccaacgatcacgaccaggtcgtataGCTGGTAATGATCGTTAGTAATTCGTTTATTGTAAAATGGTACTTGTAACTACACACTCAATTTTCTACTGCCCCAGAGGGCTTTTTTTAGGTTCAATGTTTTAGGGTCCGTTTAGtcgttgtcaaatgtgacatcccaccgataaccccctcccactttctcaatacttacggaaaagggacgcctgttgctcatccgcagagctgctgaccacccatcccctggctcgggccacagctcctgctgctgaaaggaagcaaatacatatctggttaacaattgaactcactgtggtgaagcgctcgctggttttgtcacttacgaatgcttgtcgctggagagaatgacgccgacccgggggaggaagatgggtgttgaaagggcggggttgtggcctgcggtggggttactgcacctgtaatgtacacaatatttaacctccctactaatggcccgtatgtcgtcattaaattctaaaaaagggtggttaacttacgtgacgacactggctgtgggcttccgctgctagccgctgtactgctggctgcagtgggtgctgtcctctgccggcggcgtctctctacaccccaaaaaaagacacgcaaggtttagacaccagaagtacagagctgtcgacttaaataaaaaattaagtaggcgccatcgcaattgccagacatgaggggtaacttacgtgacggccctggctgtgggcgtacgctgctggccgctgtagtcctctgctggcgttgtctctctatacacaaaaaataaagaaacacaatgtttacacaccaaagtacagagcttccgacacccccacaaataacaaacctaggccagtggcataaaggaataaaatttaaatttaactccccaaatcgaggtacatatatagaaggtgggaagcgccacacggcagtgcgagtgtccctattcccccctcccgatactgtgtgtctcccaattacactatactgttacttgccttgcctggtctctgcccgcaacgttgccagataaagtggctgtttgtaccggaggtcggcccactttttgcgtagctgcagcgcactgcgccggatgccgaaccaccgctccatcttctgggcaatgtggcgcaacacctcattcttatgtagatttgggtgtgctgggcgactctcccggccctcatagtccatggcatccattttttttacaaaaaagcggacctctgtctgccccaaaggaggacatcgctgtctcgccgccattttagcaagagagacgctgtatggcaccacccagccacgcccagaggaggtccttgatTCTACCGTTCTGGCGCGCAATTCGCAACgctatagcgtctccatttatgCACACCGTCGCGGGTGTGACGTCGGCTCCAGAAGTCACTATTTGGCGTTCCCGTTATAAATCAGCAGCGCTCATCGTCCTGTTTGTTTCAGTGGATGGTACATTTAATGGAGGGTATCTATGGGGTATGGCTGTTGTGTTAACGTTGCTTACAATTAGCCATGTAtatctctgtgtatgtatatatgtatgtgtgtgtatgtatgtgtatatatatatatatatatatatatatatatatatatctatatatatatatatttatatatatatatatatagtaccttacatcctatgttaacatttttgtcaaatggtgcagcatcggtgacgcaacggagaatgcattacagtattggatgtcttgtgtaAGTTTTGAAAATtatatgtagtaatttttttttttcttttttcctttctcaggttgccatgtctcattcggatgtacctgtgattgttgcggccgcgttattggtagaagctcacaaccagctggaggttcaagcgcgaaacaatcgtgtaaagcgtcagcgccgcatgtggaccaaacagtggctgcagaagaggaatcaattgtcccatatgggccttataagggaactgcaggataacaacccgcatgattttcgtaactacctgagaatgtcggaggactcatttaatgtcctacttgcagctgtagaaccttatatcaggcggcaaaatacacagatgagagcagctgtccctgtggatgagaggctggctgtcacgctgcgtttcctggcgactggcaggtctatgcaagacttgcattacagcgcagctatatcccgatccctactcagcgtcatcatcccagagacatgcaaagctattgtctcagttttacaccgcagttacatgcctttcccacagaccccggatgactggaaagagatttctaggggatttgaggagcaatggcagttcccgaattgcggtggggccttggatggcaaacatgtacgcatcacccaaccaccacactctggctccttttattataactataagggatatttcagcataattctcatggccctcgtaaatgctaactatgatttcataagtgtgtctgttgggattaacgggagagtatccgatggaggagttttggagcacacagattttggggaacgcttgaaaaataataaacttgccttgccgcccaacagtgacacaacagaaaacatgaactttgtctttgtcggagatgaggctttcccactgcatccgaaccttttgaagcccttctcccagaagactctgacaccggaacgacgaatctttaattacagactttcaagagctagacgcgttgttgaaaatgcattcggaattatggcaaaccgatttcgggttttccacacagcactaaacatgaaactaacgtctattgactctgtggtgcttgcttgttgtgtcctccacaactttctacgtcgccgtgatgccactgcatacagccctacacagtatgtagactctgtggaccagggtaacggagatgtaacccagggcgaatggcgtctagacgCGCACAGGGTTTGTGGTTTGGAAAGTCTGGGTTCTGGAAGGTACTGTGATGATGCAACTAATAGCAGGGACAAATACTctgactttttcaatgggccaggggctgtcccatggcagtatcaacagctgtaacgtaactgttggcataacttataccatgtattatggatgatattgttggggggttcaagtgctcttgtgtaaaagtgctcatttttaacaatttttggatgacccatgatactcctttttctgtaataaatgtgaacataacgatatatctatttgttatttcttattattttacatacataccaatacataccaataaacatatatatctatgaacatactctacttctgtatcaatcatatgaaacctgtgagtcttcagcatcctatgcactagtgatttcctgatgtgtgtgtgtatatatatattagtagatgttcaccatattctaaaggtaccttcacactcatcgactctgcagcgataccgacaatgatgtcgatcgctgtttggtcgctggagagctgtcacacagacagctctccagcgagcaccgatccagaagtccacgggtaaccagggtaaacatcgggttactaagtgcagggccgcgattattaacccgatgtttaccctggttaccgttgtaaatgttaaaaaaaaattacaatacatacttacattcacgctgtatagtcatgtccctcgccttcagcttccagcactgactcagcgccgggcgtaaagtacaacggtgatgtcaacgctgtgctttactaccggacggcgctcaccagtcagtgcgggaagccgaaggcgagggacttgaccatacagcgggaatgtatgtactgtttgttttttaaacattgacaacggtaaccatggtaaacatcacgttactaagagtggccctgcacttattaacccaatgtttcccttgtttcttgtgacgacatcgctgaatcggcgttacacatgctgtgtgtaacgccgtttcagcgatgtcagcgggagattcagcaaccacaaaaagtgctgtactttccccagcgaccaatgatctcccagcatacattaccgtcacacaacaatttagttaacgatatcgttgctacgtcacaaaaagcaacgatatcgttaacaatatagttatgtgtgacggtaatgtattgggtattctagcattcgcatgtccccgtcgcatattgcccagcaacgtagtatattgaccagcggcgtcatttattgccaagccaaagagacacgtagtacatacacaaatttaagaaaccaaaaattttattatttgtattaaaaattttattatttgttattacaatacttttttaatgttgatgaggcataggggattaatgaccgggtgccaggaggatgcctgcaggggagaaggcataggggattacttgtggagcatctaaaacacaagtctcatttatttaaactacaacactacaaattttggtagtaagtgtccatctcactgtagtggtgcgtggctataggaggtccttgtgataagtcaccaaaagaagggggtgcaggtggtgtccggaactgagaattatgtggcccaggtctgcggacaggagtgctgtgcatgggctcctgttggtgtccccaataaaaatgggcactgggctgacggacgtcaatgctcaatgttgatgtgtcgcatagttttcctgcggctgccgcgttcataacgtcaaacattattctctccgcgtgagatctttgggtatcatccagtctgtttaaacgttcctcaaccaaggatgcgaatggggagagtttggttgtgacgtgcttggacaagatgctgttggccactgccaggagatccacaggtgtggctgctgttgattttctttttctagatgggcgcagtggacatgtctgctcctcgacagacgggctactggaggactgaggggactggacattgttcgcttccgttgtttcccgctgttgcagaggcacctgcaattacatgaaaaagaaaaatttaaaataaataacatacaaacgactctgccacacagccctagagagcccacacctccccaaacacctctatgcccattggaacctatgaggaacagttacctgggttaaaaaacaaaggggttaaagagctgtgcagaactacattggccggcaatactgtacgaatgtgcggaagacacaatatgttaattacggacacaggaagtggcagctgttatcatcagggggattaaacatgaacaacgtgactcactattactggaagccatgcagtctcataaacatacaagacacacggcatg
Encoded here:
- the LOC138638400 gene encoding uncharacterized protein, whose protein sequence is MSHSDVPVIVAAALLVEAHNQLEVQARNNRVKRQRRMWTKQWLQKRNQLSHMGLIRELQDNNPHDFRNYLRMSEDSFNVLLAAVEPYIRRQNTQMRAAVPVDERLAVTLRFLATGRSMQDLHYSAAISRSLLSVIIPETCKAIVSVLHRSYMPFPQTPDDWKEISRGFEEQWQFPNCGGALDGKHVRITQPPHSGSFYYNYKGYFSIILMALVNANYDFISVSVGINGRVSDGGVLEHTDFGERLKNNKLALPPNSDTTENMNFVFVGDEAFPLHPNLLKPFSQKTLTPERRIFNYRLSRARRVVENAFGIMANRFRVFHTALNMKLTSIDSVVLACCVLHNFLRRRDATAYSPTQYVDSVDQGNGDVTQGEWRLDAHRVCGLESLGSGRYCDDATNSRDKYSDFFNGPGAVPWQYQQL
- the LOC138638402 gene encoding uncharacterized protein — its product is MSTNEQDCVRALIEMYRSLPCLWKIKSKDYSNRYMKREAYEKLVAVYREYHPTETVDENIVRKKIQALRTVFKKEVNKVENSKKSGAGTEEVYVPRLWYYDLMAFTRDQEIPRPCQTVTSLCEPSPEDILPESPDDHVPLQQRETTEANNVQSPQSSSSPSVEEQTCPLRPSRKRKSTAATPVDLLAVANSILSKHVTTKLSPFASLVEERLNRLDDTQRSHAERIMFDVMNAAAAGKLCDTSTLSIDVRQPSAHFYWGHQQEPMHSTPVRRPGPHNSQFRTPPAPPSFGDLSQGPPIATHHYSEMDTYYQNL